Proteins encoded within one genomic window of Cytophagales bacterium:
- a CDS encoding sulfite exporter TauE/SafE family protein, with amino-acid sequence MEWQEILMLIAAGLFAGVINTLAGGGSLITMPLLIFMGLPPVEANASNRIALFVQNIFAVQGFRSKGVFLFPYSLWVAISAAIGAILGAKIAVDISGELFRRILAVVMVMVMVLTLLKPYLTKKFDIEDFSKGRVALSVFLFFFVGIYGGFIQAGVGFLVIAVLTNVHGLGMAKTNSIKVFVILIYSVFAIIVFYLEGKIRWEYGLILAIGNATGGWVASRWSVGKDDKWIRMFLIITVVALAIKLWFF; translated from the coding sequence ATGGAATGGCAGGAAATTCTCATGCTGATCGCTGCCGGTCTTTTTGCTGGTGTCATTAATACCCTTGCTGGTGGTGGATCTTTGATTACTATGCCATTATTGATCTTTATGGGATTGCCTCCCGTTGAGGCCAATGCTTCAAATAGGATAGCACTTTTTGTTCAAAACATATTTGCAGTACAGGGTTTTCGCAGCAAAGGCGTTTTTCTGTTTCCTTACTCACTCTGGGTAGCTATCTCTGCAGCAATAGGAGCAATACTCGGTGCAAAAATTGCCGTCGATATTAGTGGTGAGCTGTTTAGAAGGATTTTGGCGGTTGTCATGGTGATGGTGATGGTATTGACCCTTCTTAAGCCCTATTTAACTAAGAAATTTGACATAGAAGACTTTTCTAAAGGTAGAGTAGCCTTATCTGTTTTCCTTTTCTTTTTTGTAGGTATTTATGGCGGTTTCATCCAGGCTGGAGTAGGCTTTTTAGTCATAGCGGTACTCACCAATGTCCATGGGTTGGGCATGGCCAAAACGAACAGTATTAAAGTATTTGTGATTTTGATCTATTCTGTTTTTGCCATCATCGTCTTTTATTTGGAAGGTAAGATCCGTTGGGAATATGGACTGATCCTGGCCATAGGCAATGCTACGGGAGGTTGGGTGGCCAGTCGCTGGTCTGTTGGAAAAGACGATAAATGGATCCGAATGTTCCTAATCATTACCGTTGTAGCTTTGGCGATCAAACTTTGGTTCTTTTAG
- a CDS encoding oligosaccharide flippase family protein: protein MGIVIRQAFWVSFLTYFGVALGYINTFVLFPTFLSIDQIGLIRLIQTNGMFLVPIASLGMPRTLVKYHPQFGEDQELKSTYYIFQTTLVILGNLILLGLLMAFLPYVEAAFAEKSEAYLSYIYVSFFILFSQSLYEYFAAFYRAHYNITIPNYFKEVHLRMVIVFLIIGYGMGYIDFEWLIAGISINYLSTTLFVALLGYIKYPFRLVFKPGLLTREWLKETRDFGAYVLFMGIGTSLILNLGSVLTSTYLGLEANGIFVTCLYLATIIEMPKRATSQITSPIYAKLFSENDMAGVKDMYVRSSLNLSLLSFLIFIGIMTNLEDLFMLIPKGDIFRQGFEVVVWIGAAKVLLMVGGTAGEVLVFSGYRNYNLHILWVSGLIMIILNVTLIPTMGISGAAMAMLLVVLLSVVSRYIIILKTMGLSPWSINHLKALIIGLITFALFYWIPIPFNAFWNIVVRSLATTLVFGGAVLFFGASAEAEGVVKIVLKKVGLN from the coding sequence ATGGGGATTGTCATCAGACAGGCTTTTTGGGTTTCGTTTTTAACCTATTTCGGAGTAGCCCTTGGGTACATCAATACCTTTGTTTTGTTCCCTACTTTTCTGAGCATTGATCAGATCGGTCTGATCCGATTGATCCAGACCAATGGCATGTTCCTGGTTCCAATCGCTTCCTTAGGGATGCCTCGTACCCTGGTTAAATATCACCCACAATTTGGGGAAGATCAGGAGTTGAAGAGTACTTATTATATTTTTCAGACGACTCTGGTCATATTAGGAAACCTCATCTTGTTAGGATTGCTCATGGCCTTTCTGCCTTATGTGGAGGCTGCATTTGCAGAGAAGTCCGAAGCTTATCTGTCTTACATCTACGTCTCTTTCTTTATCTTGTTTTCACAAAGCCTATACGAGTATTTTGCTGCGTTTTACCGGGCGCACTATAATATTACCATTCCAAATTACTTCAAAGAAGTACACCTGCGTATGGTGATCGTTTTCCTGATCATCGGCTACGGCATGGGATACATCGATTTTGAGTGGCTGATTGCAGGCATATCGATCAATTACCTTTCTACGACCCTTTTTGTGGCCCTATTGGGTTACATCAAATACCCATTCAGGCTGGTTTTTAAGCCCGGTTTACTGACCAGGGAATGGTTGAAGGAAACCAGAGATTTTGGAGCATACGTGTTGTTCATGGGGATAGGCACCTCCCTTATTCTCAATTTGGGATCGGTATTGACTTCTACGTATCTCGGCCTGGAAGCCAATGGTATTTTTGTGACCTGTCTTTACCTGGCGACGATCATTGAAATGCCCAAACGCGCTACTTCTCAGATCACCTCACCGATTTACGCTAAGCTTTTTAGTGAAAATGACATGGCCGGAGTGAAGGACATGTATGTGCGTTCATCCCTGAACCTGTCTCTGCTCAGTTTTTTGATCTTCATCGGGATCATGACCAATCTGGAAGACCTGTTTATGCTGATCCCAAAAGGGGACATCTTTCGACAAGGATTTGAAGTGGTTGTCTGGATAGGAGCGGCGAAAGTGTTGTTGATGGTAGGAGGGACTGCAGGTGAAGTGCTGGTCTTTTCAGGATATCGAAATTACAACCTGCATATCTTGTGGGTGAGTGGCCTGATCATGATCATTTTGAATGTTACGCTCATACCAACGATGGGTATTAGTGGGGCTGCTATGGCAATGTTGCTGGTAGTTTTGCTGAGCGTGGTTTCCAGATACATCATTATTTTGAAGACTATGGGGCTTTCTCCCTGGTCGATCAACCACCTTAAAGCACTGATCATTGGATTAATCACATTTGCCCTGTTTTATTGGATACCCATTCCTTTCAACGCCTTTTGGAACATTGTGGTCCGATCCTTGGCTACTACGTTGGTTTTTGGTGGAGCAGTATTGTTTTTTGGGGCATCGGCTGAAGCAGAAGGTGTGGTAAAGATAGTTTTAAAGAAGGTCGGGTTAAATTAA
- the folK gene encoding 2-amino-4-hydroxy-6-hydroxymethyldihydropteridine diphosphokinase has protein sequence MTGIFLLLGTNLGDRHKNLIRAKQLLLEAGIDVLASSSIYETQPWGKEDQPWFLNVLLEVRTSFTPEVLLLKCQDVEEELGRTRFEKWGERTIDVDILYYFDQVVNTRKLTIPHPEIQNRKFTLLPLVELAAFVNHPVLNQSHMALLGACEDPLEVKKTKLTLG, from the coding sequence ATGACTGGCATTTTTTTACTACTTGGAACGAATCTGGGTGACCGACACAAAAACTTGATAAGAGCCAAACAGCTTTTACTGGAAGCTGGAATTGACGTTCTTGCCAGTTCTTCCATTTATGAGACACAACCCTGGGGTAAAGAAGATCAGCCTTGGTTTCTCAATGTGTTACTGGAAGTACGAACCTCTTTTACGCCTGAAGTCCTATTACTCAAGTGTCAGGACGTAGAGGAGGAGTTAGGAAGAACACGATTTGAAAAATGGGGCGAAAGGACCATCGACGTAGATATTCTCTATTATTTTGATCAGGTTGTAAACACCCGAAAGTTGACGATTCCACATCCTGAGATCCAAAACCGAAAATTCACCCTGCTTCCTTTGGTCGAATTGGCGGCTTTTGTCAACCATCCTGTATTGAATCAGAGTCACATGGCCTTGCTAGGGGCTTGTGAAGACCCTTTGGAAGTAAAGAAAACCAAGCTTACTTTGGGCTGA
- the bioB gene encoding biotin synthase BioB, which produces MQIRHDWTKEEIQAIYDRPLMDLIYDAATVHRANNDPSEVQVCTLLSVKTGGCPEDCAYCPQAARYHTDVKVHKLLDVDVVLEKAQNAKDNGSTRFCMGAAWREVRDNRDFDKVIDMVKGVNDMGMEVCCTLGMLTEDQAQKLKDAGLYAYNHNLDTSEEHYEEIITTRTYDNRLDTLTNVRKANISVCSGGIIGMGETVMDRVGMLQTLANLPEHPESVPVNALVPVPGTPLEEQPKVSVWDMVRMIATARIIMPKAQVRLSAGRVRMNVEEQALCFLAGANSIFAGDELLTTPNPEVNQDKEMFQTLNLKPRESFKGAAAEKFEMSEA; this is translated from the coding sequence ATGCAAATAAGACACGACTGGACCAAAGAAGAAATTCAAGCCATCTACGATCGTCCTTTGATGGACCTGATCTATGACGCTGCTACTGTTCATCGCGCGAACAATGACCCTAGCGAAGTACAAGTCTGCACGCTGTTGTCTGTAAAAACCGGTGGTTGTCCAGAAGATTGTGCCTATTGCCCGCAAGCGGCAAGGTACCATACTGATGTAAAGGTCCACAAGCTACTGGATGTAGATGTGGTGTTAGAAAAAGCCCAGAATGCCAAAGACAATGGATCTACCCGCTTCTGTATGGGTGCTGCCTGGAGAGAGGTGAGAGACAACCGGGATTTCGACAAGGTGATCGATATGGTGAAAGGCGTGAATGACATGGGCATGGAAGTATGCTGTACTTTAGGCATGCTCACTGAAGATCAGGCGCAAAAGCTGAAAGATGCTGGTTTGTATGCCTATAATCACAATCTGGACACCAGTGAGGAGCACTATGAAGAAATCATCACGACCCGAACCTATGATAATCGCCTGGACACGTTGACAAACGTAAGAAAAGCGAATATCTCTGTTTGTTCCGGTGGGATCATTGGCATGGGAGAAACAGTAATGGACCGTGTGGGCATGCTGCAAACGCTTGCTAATCTTCCTGAGCACCCGGAATCCGTACCGGTAAATGCGTTGGTACCCGTACCTGGTACACCACTGGAAGAGCAACCTAAAGTTTCCGTTTGGGACATGGTCAGAATGATCGCCACAGCTCGTATCATCATGCCTAAAGCGCAAGTGAGACTTTCTGCTGGGCGGGTTCGAATGAATGTGGAAGAGCAAGCATTATGCTTCCTGGCTGGTGCCAACTCAATCTTCGCAGGAGACGAACTGTTAACAACTCCTAATCCTGAAGTCAATCAGGACAAGGAAATGTTCCAGACCCTTAATCTCAAGCCTCGGGAATCCTTCAAAGGAGCTGCCGCTGAGAAGTTTGAGATGAGCGAAGCATGA
- a CDS encoding PaaI family thioesterase gives MIEDHYRKLERMYLQSNIQQEMYETTAIEISNKQAVVSLNIQEKYFHALGAIHGSVYFKLLDDSAFFAVNSVVTDRFVLTTNFNTNLMRPVTGGKLTATGKLQFQSRNLFIAHASLADERGKEVAFGTGHFMKSQIELTKEIGYH, from the coding sequence ATGATCGAAGATCACTACCGAAAGCTGGAGCGCATGTACCTGCAGAGCAACATTCAGCAGGAAATGTATGAAACCACTGCCATTGAGATCAGTAATAAGCAAGCGGTGGTTTCGCTTAACATTCAGGAAAAGTATTTCCACGCTTTGGGTGCCATCCATGGGTCAGTCTATTTCAAATTATTAGATGATTCGGCCTTTTTCGCAGTGAACTCGGTAGTGACGGATCGATTTGTACTCACGACCAATTTCAATACCAATTTGATGCGTCCGGTTACCGGCGGTAAACTTACTGCCACTGGTAAATTGCAATTCCAGTCTCGCAACTTGTTCATCGCACATGCGTCTCTGGCAGATGAAAGAGGCAAAGAAGTGGCATTTGGTACCGGACATTTCATGAAGAGCCAAATTGAACTTACCAAAGAAATAGGTTATCACTAA
- a CDS encoding aminotransferase class V-fold PLP-dependent enzyme, giving the protein MTIEESRAMFPILKDYTYFNTARFCAVPTTVATLQQRYLQSLSLHGSWEFSEWSEKYELTRQLSADMMGSTADQVFFIPNVSTGINLSSLYLPKGRKVVLLDKDFPSVVLPWRSHGFEIESCDYKAANLYEELEAILSQGNKILCMSWVQSADGFEIDLDRIYDLCKRHDAILVLDGTQGFGAIPFKVDPDLSMVFLTSAFKWLLAGYGVALGYVSEDLMPHFKAFQGWNSIDFGTGHAKTGAASLEVGNAMFFNVLSLYEGLSLINEVGMEVIYKKNTTYRTSLINALQNAGHTVDLAEGTRSTIFRVEVPDGKYEELAAAKVQTSKQRGKLRLSPHFYNNEADIDRLIAALN; this is encoded by the coding sequence ATGACCATTGAGGAATCCCGGGCGATGTTCCCGATTTTGAAGGATTACACCTATTTCAACACAGCCAGATTTTGTGCGGTACCCACTACCGTAGCAACGCTTCAGCAAAGGTATTTGCAGAGCCTTTCCCTCCACGGTTCCTGGGAGTTCAGCGAATGGTCTGAAAAATATGAGCTTACACGTCAATTGTCTGCGGACATGATGGGTTCGACTGCTGATCAGGTATTCTTTATTCCCAATGTGTCAACCGGGATCAACCTTTCTAGTTTGTATTTACCCAAGGGTCGTAAGGTCGTGTTGTTGGATAAGGACTTTCCTTCAGTCGTGTTGCCTTGGCGCTCACATGGGTTTGAAATAGAAAGCTGTGACTACAAGGCGGCCAACCTGTATGAAGAACTGGAGGCTATACTTTCTCAGGGAAACAAAATATTGTGCATGAGTTGGGTCCAGTCGGCGGACGGGTTTGAAATTGACCTGGATCGTATTTATGACTTGTGCAAAAGACATGATGCTATTTTGGTGTTGGATGGTACGCAGGGATTCGGCGCCATTCCTTTCAAGGTTGACCCGGACCTGTCGATGGTATTTCTGACCAGTGCTTTCAAATGGCTACTTGCCGGATATGGCGTGGCTTTGGGCTACGTTTCTGAAGACCTAATGCCACATTTCAAGGCTTTTCAGGGTTGGAACAGCATTGATTTTGGGACAGGACATGCGAAAACAGGTGCTGCTTCGCTGGAAGTAGGAAATGCCATGTTTTTCAACGTTCTGTCGTTGTACGAAGGGCTTTCACTCATCAACGAAGTGGGTATGGAGGTCATCTATAAGAAAAATACGACGTATCGGACTTCTTTGATCAATGCCCTTCAGAATGCTGGACATACGGTGGACCTGGCCGAAGGGACGCGTTCTACCATTTTTCGTGTAGAAGTGCCTGATGGGAAATACGAGGAATTAGCTGCTGCCAAAGTTCAGACCTCTAAACAAAGAGGTAAATTGCGTCTTTCGCCACATTTCTATAACAATGAAGCTGATATTGATCGCTTGATCGCGGCTTTGAATTAG
- a CDS encoding glycosyltransferase family 4 protein: protein MRIGMILDASFPPDPRVENEAVTLIQAGHEVFLFCFDFTGDWPQKEEINGIHVRRIQPGKLTYKLSALAYTVPFYHWTLASSLRAFIETNAVEALHIHDMQVAQGVFEVNKQFKLPVTIDLHENRPEIMRYYKHVSSGMGKWLISPKAWKRNEYRFIQEADKVVVVTDEARDYYVEEIPVAPEKFYVVPNTIREDFYTKFHRDETIISQYKDHFTLLYVGDTGYRRGLKTVIEALDLLVPSIKNLKVVIVGDSTYDDTWKQLVAESGHEAHVDLKGWQSFELFQSYILAADIGICPIHRNIHHDTTFANKLFQYMAFGKPIVVSDCPSQANLVRKFNTGLVHKAQDSKGFAAQVLKLYQDKALYEQLSENASQATKNELNWKVLSKQIVKAYEAD, encoded by the coding sequence ATGAGGATAGGAATGATTCTGGATGCGTCTTTTCCACCTGACCCTCGAGTAGAAAACGAGGCAGTAACCCTGATCCAGGCTGGGCATGAGGTTTTTCTATTTTGTTTCGATTTTACCGGTGATTGGCCTCAAAAAGAAGAGATCAATGGCATTCATGTCAGGAGAATTCAGCCTGGAAAATTGACCTATAAGTTATCGGCACTCGCCTATACCGTTCCTTTTTATCATTGGACACTCGCCAGCTCACTACGCGCCTTCATCGAAACCAACGCAGTGGAAGCCTTGCACATTCACGACATGCAGGTGGCTCAGGGCGTTTTTGAAGTCAATAAGCAATTCAAGCTTCCTGTAACCATTGACCTGCACGAGAACCGACCAGAGATCATGAGGTACTACAAGCATGTCAGTTCTGGCATGGGCAAATGGCTGATCAGTCCCAAGGCCTGGAAGCGAAATGAATACCGGTTCATTCAAGAAGCAGATAAAGTCGTGGTAGTCACGGATGAAGCGAGAGACTATTATGTTGAAGAAATACCGGTAGCCCCTGAGAAGTTCTATGTGGTTCCAAACACGATTCGCGAGGATTTTTACACGAAATTCCACCGTGATGAAACGATTATTTCGCAGTACAAGGATCATTTCACTTTGCTCTACGTCGGTGACACTGGATACCGCAGAGGATTGAAAACCGTCATCGAGGCGCTTGATCTTTTGGTTCCCTCCATCAAAAATCTCAAGGTAGTGATCGTTGGTGATAGTACTTATGATGATACCTGGAAGCAACTGGTGGCTGAATCAGGCCATGAAGCGCATGTAGACCTCAAAGGCTGGCAAAGTTTTGAACTGTTCCAGTCTTACATTCTTGCCGCCGACATTGGCATTTGTCCCATTCATCGCAACATACATCACGATACCACATTTGCCAATAAGCTGTTTCAATACATGGCATTTGGCAAACCGATAGTGGTCAGCGACTGCCCGTCTCAAGCCAACCTGGTTCGGAAATTCAACACGGGACTGGTGCACAAAGCACAGGACAGCAAAGGATTTGCAGCACAAGTCCTGAAGTTGTATCAGGATAAAGCGTTGTACGAACAGCTCTCAGAAAACGCATCGCAGGCCACCAAAAACGAATTGAACTGGAAAGTGCTCTCCAAACAGATTGTTAAAGCATACGAAGCAGATTAA
- the sppA gene encoding signal peptide peptidase SppA — MLSFFRSLLATIIGLFLFTFIGFFLLIFIIGAASEDPVPEVKDQSVLALKLSGVLLERAYEDPFEDLLPGNTVSSHGLLEIIQSIASAKDDPKIEGIYLQPSFLSGGYASMQEIRDALIDFKSSGKFIMAYGEFMTEGDYYIASVADQLFLNSQGSIEFNGLSANVTFYQGMFEKLDIEPEIFRVGEYKSAIEPYIRKDLSKENEYQLSELLNNINDFYLNGVAESTDQTFEKVKEVQDQMMVQVPEDAEAYGLVSKIAYKDELLNLIVDELGVDEIDDINFISYKTYHKTVSSEYSRNKVAVIMTEGNIVMAGDPNTSIVGDKIAREIRKARDNDAIKAIVLRVNSPGGSITASDIIWHEVMEAKKVKPVIASMGTYAASGGYYISMPCDTIVAQPNTITGSIGIFSMLFNFGDFLENKLGITHDVVSTGEYSDLITVTRSMTPQERAIIQRGVDRGYETFISKAAEGRGLTKERIDELGGGRVWTGEQALAHDLVDVLGSFNDAIEIAASAAGISDDYSVRYYPEQKPYFEELIEKLGSDVRLKIFQPDYGMLQPYMKEIETLQELQGIQARMPMNLEIH, encoded by the coding sequence ATGCTTTCATTCTTTCGAAGTTTATTGGCCACCATCATCGGCTTATTCCTATTTACATTCATTGGTTTCTTTCTATTGATTTTCATCATTGGCGCAGCATCGGAAGATCCTGTCCCTGAAGTGAAGGACCAATCGGTGCTTGCTTTGAAACTTAGCGGCGTATTATTGGAACGTGCTTATGAAGATCCATTTGAAGACCTTTTGCCTGGCAATACAGTCAGTAGTCATGGATTATTAGAGATCATACAATCCATAGCAAGTGCTAAGGATGATCCAAAAATTGAAGGTATCTATTTGCAACCTTCTTTCTTATCCGGAGGATATGCCTCCATGCAGGAGATCAGAGATGCCTTGATTGACTTCAAGAGCTCCGGTAAGTTCATCATGGCCTATGGCGAGTTCATGACCGAAGGCGATTACTACATCGCATCTGTCGCAGATCAATTGTTTCTGAACTCTCAGGGCAGCATAGAATTCAATGGCCTGAGTGCGAATGTTACGTTCTATCAGGGCATGTTTGAGAAACTGGATATCGAACCTGAGATATTCCGGGTTGGAGAATATAAGAGTGCCATTGAACCTTATATCCGCAAAGACCTGAGCAAGGAAAACGAATACCAGCTTTCAGAACTTTTGAACAACATCAACGACTTCTACCTGAATGGTGTAGCCGAATCAACTGATCAAACATTCGAAAAAGTCAAAGAAGTCCAGGACCAGATGATGGTTCAGGTTCCTGAAGATGCGGAAGCATACGGATTGGTTTCAAAAATTGCCTACAAGGATGAATTACTCAACCTTATTGTTGACGAATTGGGGGTAGATGAGATCGATGACATCAACTTCATTTCCTACAAAACCTACCATAAGACAGTCAGTTCCGAATACTCCAGAAACAAAGTGGCGGTAATCATGACCGAAGGCAATATCGTGATGGCCGGAGACCCCAACACAAGCATTGTCGGTGATAAAATCGCCAGAGAGATCAGAAAAGCACGTGACAATGACGCCATCAAAGCGATTGTGCTGCGTGTAAATTCTCCTGGAGGAAGCATTACGGCATCGGACATCATCTGGCATGAAGTAATGGAAGCCAAAAAAGTAAAGCCCGTGATCGCTTCTATGGGAACCTATGCGGCATCCGGAGGATATTACATCTCCATGCCTTGCGATACCATCGTAGCACAGCCAAATACCATTACCGGATCTATTGGTATATTCAGCATGCTCTTCAATTTTGGAGATTTTCTGGAGAATAAGCTTGGTATCACCCACGATGTTGTATCCACAGGCGAATACTCCGATCTGATCACTGTGACCCGATCGATGACACCACAGGAAAGAGCGATCATTCAAAGAGGTGTAGATCGCGGGTATGAAACATTCATAAGCAAGGCTGCGGAAGGTCGAGGATTGACCAAAGAAAGAATTGACGAATTAGGTGGCGGTCGCGTGTGGACTGGTGAACAGGCACTGGCACATGATCTGGTAGACGTACTGGGTAGCTTTAACGATGCCATTGAAATTGCTGCATCAGCCGCGGGTATTTCCGATGATTACAGCGTCCGGTACTACCCGGAACAAAAACCTTACTTTGAAGAATTGATCGAAAAACTAGGCTCTGATGTTCGTCTGAAGATATTCCAACCTGATTATGGCATGTTGCAGCCGTACATGAAAGAGATCGAAACCTTACAAGAACTTCAAGGGATTCAGGCCAGGATGCCTATGAACCTGGAAATTCACTAA